Part of the Archocentrus centrarchus isolate MPI-CPG fArcCen1 chromosome 4, fArcCen1, whole genome shotgun sequence genome is shown below.
GCCCAGGTTAAAAAATGACGTCCCACTGGATGactacagaataaaacagaaaagcgATGCCCTCAACATCCGCGAAGTTAAAGAAACAGATGCTGGGATCTACACAGTTATCCTCaccaataaaaatacaaaagaggaagagagacgCTCTTTCCAGCTGCTGGTCAATGGTacgtttttctctcttctttctcttttgcgTTTATTTTTGAGCTGCCTCTTGTGGTGACGACTCTACATCTTCTTTTGCAGTTCCTCCTCGTATCATCGAGAAGGAGATGGCGGTGGACACTGATGTGTACGTTTACGGCAGCAGCACGACTCTGAGCTGCACCGCTCGTGGATTTCCCATACCTACACACATCCAGTGGGAGTGGATGCCCAAAGAGGACTGCCCAGAAGCCTTCATGCAAGTCAACTCGTTAGTGTGAGTTTAAAAGAGAGGCATGaaggctgttttcacacatgaactttgGACAAAGTCGGGAGATTCAAGTTGGGACTTTGAACACCGTTGATGATTTTCACATGTAGCACTGTTAGATGCGTTGTCATGACTGGAAATACTGGATTTGGTTTAGGCAACTGTGCTGCCTGTGAAGAATGTGTAGCAGGCAGGACACAGGGTGAGCAAGCACTAGTTGCTATTTCACCAGACTGTTATctcacatcagtgcagtcagatatCAGAGGGAGCTGCCAGGTTCAAGACCATTTTAATATCTGATCCGActtacactgcctggccaaaaaaaaagttgccaccAATTAAAAAGGTCACGCACTAATACTTCAttggaccgcctttagctttgattacggcatgcattcgctgtggcattgtttcgataAACTTCTGCAATGTtgcaagatttatttccatccagtgttgcattaatttttcaccaagatcttgcagtgatgatggcagattctgatcACTGCGCAAaaccttctccaacacatcccaaagcttctcagtggggttgaggtctggactctgtggtggccaatccatgtgtgaaaatgatgtttctttgatttgatttcaccaaacgtttaagtgatcgccgatcacgatcattcaggatttttttccggccacatttcttcctcgaagacgatgggtccccactatccttacagtttttaataatgcgttggacaggtcttaacccaattttagtagtttctgcaatcgccttagatgttttctctgcttgatgcatgccaatgattttacccttctcaaacagactgacatcttttccatGACCACACGATGTGTCTTTGgacatggttgtttaagaaatgagaagcaactcattgcaccagttggggttaaataacttgtggccagctgaaagataatcgcccatgcagtaattatccaataggaggctcgtacctatttgcttagttaaatccaggtggagactttttttttggccaggcagtgtagtTCTTCTGTGCAATTGTCCCGGGTAATGTCTAGAAAAGTTCAGGGCAGAAAGAGAAATGCTTGGGGGTTTTCTGTGGTGTATGCATGTGGTGGTCACATGCCTTTGAGTCACTCACTGTCAATCAACAGGTTGTTGATTTAGAAGAGGAATAGCTGCTTTCGTGATGTTGACAAAAACAAGCGAGCAGACAATGAGAACACACTCTGACCCGATGCAAATCAGCGGATGTGATTCAGTCTCTTCACAATGTCCATTTTTAGATGGACGTCAGTTATTCAGACTCAGAATGTGCTCACTAATATTGGACACTGTACTAAACTCATGTTTGTGCTCACTCGCTCAGCTTTTTAAGATAGCAGCTCTGTCAATGAAATATTTAGCCTGTTACACAACAACCTCACGAATggctgcttgttgtgatttaacAGTGTTGATAGAAAGgaggaggggtgtgtgtgtgtgtgtgtgtgtgtgtgtgtgtgtgtgtgtgtgtgtgtgtgtgtgtgtgtgtgtgtgtgtgtgtgtgtgtgtgtgagggaccagacaacaccagcagcaggtTCCTTATCATCTGTCTACACATCTGAGCGCTTCCTCAGTCCTGCACTATGTTTCCTGTTGTTCCTGTCATGCTCTTTTTCAAAAAAAGAGGTTCTTCCTGCTGAAGCTACACCTCTTCTTGTATAATTTTCCCCctgtttgctcattttttttgtttttagcataTTTGTAACATACCTTTCTATTTCTCACTGTAGTTGGGTGTCTTAACACTTTATGTGTCTCAGTTAAAAAATAAGAACACAAATGAAACTACTCAGGATTTGTAGAGAAAAGTAGAACAACAAGTACTTAGCCGTATCCTCCTGAGACCTTATGTCCTCTGTAGTGGGCCCGAAAAAAGTTAAAGTTGAAAGacactttttttcctcagttctcagGAGGATAATTCTGAAAGACGTAGGTCCCCATTTGTGTCAGCATTAATTTAGTGTATCAGAGAAAGAGGAACCTGTGGGGCAGCTGTTTGCACAGATGgtgtttttgcatttaattattaaataaaaagaaagatcaGAGCtagatatttttgtttaatgagTTTTTTGTTCACTTTTATCAATCAGGTCAAGGTTTGTTAAGTCTGAGTCGCAGCTGAAAGAGTGCACAAATTGGAGAGATATCAGCAACAGGACAGGTCACAACCATGTACAACCAATTACAACTGACACTGATCAAGCTCAAAAggtaaaaaacaagcaaaccttGATTACACCCCATTCCCCGTTAGCTATAAGATATGTGACTTTTTACGGTATCTGATGTGGAGTTAATTAAAAGCGAAATAATAATTGCTAACAGATGAAATGTGTTTCTCTAGAAAATCAAGAGCTCTTTAAAGATTCAGAAAGCTGAGGCTCACGCCCTCTACAGATGCACGGCTACCAACAAAGTAGGCAAGGATTCACGTGTCATCTTTTTTCATGTAACACGTAAGTGCCGCGCATTTTATCTCTTAAAAAGCATGTAGTTGTTTAGTGTCTCATGGTGTCTGCTTTTGCACGTCATTGTTATCTCATGTGTCTTTTGCCATCATCTCAAACAGCATTTCAGTATTAATTAGTATTAATCCATGTGTTTCCATCCCTAGGTGGCCTCGAGGTGACTATGTCCCCCTCTAACAAGCCATTGGAGGAGGACCACGTTATTCTGCGGTGTAAGGCGGACAGACTGATCTACGGCAACCTCACCTGGTTTCGCGTGACCAATGTTTCCAAGTCAGAGCAGGTAGCATCGGTGCAGCCTTGTCGCACCCTGACTCTGCGGCCTAGTCCACTGTCGCACACCACGCTGACCACCCAGCAGGGCACCAATGTGACTCTGGAGCTATCACTTCGCAATGCGTCCCATCAGGATGAGGGTCTGTATGCCTGTCAGGTGGTAAACGTCATCACTGGGGAGAAAACATGCATGCTACGCAGTGTTTCTCTCAGAGGTAAGACGcatttacagcatttttcttttttgtaagtaaagtttTCTTCAGGAAAAAGCCATAACTGAATTGTATAAATTTGCATAAATCTGattctttaaaacattttgcagttttcagatcttttaaatctgtttttaaaaacaccaGTGCCGTaggtttttaatgtgtttcaaaataatctttatgaTTCTGATCTTCAGACCTTGAGGCTCCAAGGATCCTGACTAATTTCACAGACCACAAAGTTATGATAAGTACAACAATCACTTTGGACTGCTTGGCTGCTGGGACACCAAACCCAACTGTTGTGTGGACCAAAAACAACCACACCGTTGTCGAGAGCTCAGGTGAGACGTGTGCAGCGTTTTGCTGATTCACTGATTCACTTCGTAAGTTACAAGCACTGTAAGACAAAACATTTGGTTGCCTTTCAGGTGTTACTGTGAATCAGCAGAACCACAGTCTGACAATCCAGCGCGTGACGAAGCTCGACAGCGGTCTGTACACCTGCACAGCATGTAACAACCTTGGGTGTGACACAGCACAGGCCTCTTTGAGTACCGAAGGTCAGTCAGTACCTAAGATGGTACCAAATGGCAATTAATGCATTTCATGATGCAGCAAGTAGTTTTTCCTGCATAGTTGGAGAATGGATTTAATAATAGATAATGGGTCTTTAAGGGCAGGAATGTGAATccttttgtatgtttttgtagTAATTCATTACCCTTTTATTTTAACTGTTGTCTGCTTGTAGTGGGCTGCATCTTTTTTGGACGCTTTTCATCTTGTAGTTGTTTTGTGTCcatctgcaggttttttttaatatgtttgtgttcatttctTGTAGTCGCTGCATGTTGTGTGTCATTGTCATTGTACaaagaatcaggctcaggggcTCTCTGACCTTCTGGGCCCTTGGGGCTGTGCCTGTTACCTTGTTTAGTAACACATCCTCAGCTTAAAATGAGGAATATCTCATAGTCTGTGTGAAAGGTCTCAGCCTTAACCCTCTGGCAGTTCCAGCAGTAGTTACAAAGACTGCATAGTTATATCTAGCTTCAAGGTTTCACCAATTCACATTGCACataggagtttttttttaacatatcaaagaaataaataaaaatagcttTGCTTCCTCGTGACAGGAAGTTACCCCAGTTAACGCACATCCTCCTGGGAGTATCTAAATCCAAAACAATGAGGAGAGCGCAGGAcgaagggagaggccagccctGCCTGAGCTCCAGTCTGTGCTCTCCCGTCCACAGTCTTCTTGTACCAAACACAGAGACGCAgcgaaaaacaaacaaattcaaTGGCTAGACGCAGAGCCTACGTGACCGTGTCCCCGCCAGCAGAATGTGGACCCAGTTACAGTAGCTCACAGCTCTGCTCATGCGCCAGCTCCGCTAACAAGGGAGCAGACCTTCTAACAACAAAAGCCCTGTGTATGGGGGTGGATTGCAAAACGTGTcacttttaataaaattttttgAGTCTTGCATATAAGAAAAAGCAAGACTCACACATTTGACCATCTTCTtgactgaaaaatataaaaaaaattttcactAGGGATAAATGAgggatgaggggaaaaaaaatccccacaaaTAACCTTCCCCACTTTGTAACCCTCATCTGCTCGCTAAATAATTCAAGCTCAATAGCAGTGCAATGAAACAGTCCATTAGAGCATGCAGTGACATAGTACAATAGCTCTGATAGGCCTTTTCCAAGTTGTCTTTGGCAGTAGTTGATCATGTTGACTCCATTTGTTATGACTAGATAAAATATCAGTTTGCTTACAGTTCAAATTCCAACAGTCTCCTTTCTCCAACCTAAACACAGACATACAAATGTGAACAGGCCGAAAACAATGACAAACCTGTCTGAACTTTTTGAAATGCTGCCGAGGCACCTCAGTGAAATTATAACCGACATTCCACTGTGACTGCTCAGTGTTTTTTCCTCAAGGATGGGCCTCAAATTTGTCACGCATGTACACTGTAGTAGAATTTCTTCTGTCTTACAATAATGCATTTTATGTAATATAATTCTTGATTCTCTTATTGTAAAAAAATACTCTTTGTGTATATTTAAGGTGCAGAAGAGAAGACTAATGTAGAGCTGATTGTTCCTATCGGGTCAGTGGCCATCGCTATGTTTTTCTGGTTGCTGATCGTCTTCGTCATCCgtgggagaaagagagtaaGAACTTCCTCATCCTCTCTTGCCTTTACTTTTCCTTCCTGGGATTTCCCCTCCAGTTACGCACATGAATAATAattgacaataaaaaaagactACATACGCGGTAAACCCCACGTGTACAGTGACACACAATGCGGGCATTTATGGCTGATTAGAAGTGACTGCTCTGGCTCTCAGTAGCTGCTCTCTTTTGTATCCAGGAACAAGGGGGCATCTCTCTGCTCCCCTAAGTCACGTAGGCCCACAGCACTGAGTAGGCCCCTTTTTATTTGAGGGGCACCAGAGTCACTGGAGAACTGCTGTGCACATTTATTATACTGAAAGTGCATAAATGAGAGAAATAGCAGCTCATTGATTCACACATTAAAATTTGTCACTGCATCACTGTTTCAGCCAAATGGAGTGGATCTGAAGACAGGCTACCTCTCCATGATCCTTGACGCAGAGGACATGCCCATGGATGAGCAGTGCGAGAGGCTCACCTACGATGCTAACAAATGGGAATTCCCTCGGGAAAGGCTGAAGCTTGGTGAGACACGACTATCATGCAGTTTAGAGAGCATTCTTTGAGAAGACTCGTTAAAGCAAGCATCTGCACTGCTACTGACCAGTGCTTAGCTTGTGGAGACAGAAAAGCAAAGACAAGTTCCTCCATAGAGTGTATAAAACATTACATCAAGTTATCAAGTCAAAGCACACTTTTTTATACCATGCTAATAGAAGTGCACAAGATATAGAGATGTCTTTCACTTTTTTGATCATAGGCAAAGTATTGTTCTTTAAGTGCACAGAGTGTATACAAAATGTGGATGTGGCTACAGTGACATCACTCATAAACACAGATGGTGTGTTTCCTCATGAAATAGTCGGTAAACACTGATGTTAACAGTCAAATCAATCAAGGCTTGCACCCAAATCTTGTGCTTTCtatttcatttcaaaatggCTGCTGAGACAATTGTGGGTGTCACAGCAACCAACCAGTGGTCCAACCCTTGGTTTGTGGACTCCTGGTGGCTTTTTGGCTCTTGCCATCTTTGTCCTTTGAAACCGTGACAGTGTTTAGGCAAGAGAGTGATGataaatgttaatgttaacAGCATGACCTATTTAGCTGTAATACTGAATGAAATGCTAATTTTAGCTTGTGAAAAACAGGGTGTAACTAAATGTAACTACTGGAAAATGGAAATATACTGTACTTATTGCTGTACTTATTGGTTGCTTATTGGGGGTGGATGTGATTCAGAAGCCAAGAGCACTGTATACTCATACAATAGCAACTTGTCAGACACAGGATAGCCACACCCTAAATCATAcctactttgtttttattttattcataaactgtaatttataaaataatcataatttTATATTGAGGAAAACTTGAAAGTAATGAGTTAAACCGTGAACTTATTAGGAAAATGTTTACTAGAGTAATAAATTGAGTGAGGAGAAGATTTTTCTCACAGACTTTTACTCAATCTGACTTCTTCAGAGGAGTCGCTCCCTGCTGACCATTAGAAATAATTCAGGGCTAAAGAACTACTGAAATGGATCAGACCCAGAGGAAGCATCCATGTTTAAAGTACAATATATGGTCAAAGGTTAGTTACAAGGCATTAGAAATTTATCGTAGCTTTTATGTTCATGTTAGcaataaataaactgtgtaCAACTGTgcctacatttaatttatagtGTGACAATAGTCTTCTTGTTTTTTGATCTTTAAGTGTTTAAGaaggtaaaataaaaaacaaacacacaggtaTTCAAAGGGAACACAAATATATATCTCATATACCTTTGTTCTTACCTGTGAGTGTAAGAAGAAAGAGATCAGGGAACAGCTTTGCCTAACATGTGAGAGATCCCTGGATCATGACGAGAAGGAGACACGACAGTCCCTTTGGGGTCGCATTAGGAAGGGCAGCAAAATCAAAAAATCTGAGCTATCTGCTACTGTGACCCTTTGTAAATAAGGGAGCAGATGAAAGAGGCTTCTTCGTGTTCAGCATACTGACAGCCATCATACCtgccaaaataattttttaaaacctcATTTGGGACGTTACCGCACTATCCTCAATAGTTGCAATATTTCAATTAAAAATCAGTTGTTTTTAAAACTCATAGGTACTACATCTGAGAAAACTAAATCATACTGAAAGTAATTTTTTCTAGGTATGTTGTCATGacaaacattttacatttaaggTGAGCCGCTGGGACGAGGGGCATTTGGCCAGGTGGTAGAAGCGGCTGCGTTTGGCATTGAGAAAGTGACCACATGCACCACAGTTGCAGTCAAGATGCTTAAGGGTTTGTATTTTGTCCTCCTTTTATTACACACAGTGAATAAAACGCAATAAAAACCTTCCAACATGCAGAGCTATTGTTATTTCTCTGTGCAGAGGGAGCCACATCGAGTGAGTACCGCGCCTTGATGTCAGAGCTAAAAATTCTCATCCACATTGGACATCATCTCAATGTGGTCAACCTGCTGGGAGCCTGCACGAAACCTGGGGGTCAGTCAGACAAAGCATGTCATTTACTTAAGCTGCCTAAGCATATCCTAAGCATGCAGCATTTCTTTATAGCTTCATCACTTCTTAAttattttcctttcctttcaaaTAGCTTATTAATGCACCTTCTTCCTTTGATACTTAACCCTCTTGCTCTTCCTTCTACTTGCAGGACCACTGATGGTGATTGTTGAATTCTGTAAACATGGGAATCTCTCCAGCTACCTTAAGAGCAAGCGCGGAGAGTACAGCCCCTACAAGGTAAATTATGTGTAACCCACATGCACCCAGTAAATCACAGTCAGACCTCTAATGTGGTTATACACGATCCAGATGgttgcacacactcacatagaCTGACCGCAGATTGCTATTATGTAATGCAGTTCTCTAGTTGTCCACACATTGTAGCTAACATGGACCATACTGCAGACAATACAAGCAGTTCCTGCATGAAATGCTattagcatttttttcattattttaacaatTCTGTGCTGAACAGAGGAAGCGAGTAAATAGCCAGAGGTGGATGTCTGCAGAGGAGGATGTGACTGAAGGAGATCTGGGTCTGGGGAAGATTGCCCAGCTGGACATCTGCACAGGAACAGCAGTCTGCTCCATCACTTCAGATGGGGCTTTGGGCAGCAACATGGACTCTCAGAAAGGTGCTGAAGACAATTCAGAATAACAGTCATGATGCCAAATAGGCCTCATATTTATTCTTGTGAAATCTCATCATCACAGAGAGTTCAGATGATGACCATCTAACCATGGAAGACCTCATAAGCTATAGCTTCCAGGTGGCCAAAGGAATGGAGTTTCTGTCTTCTCGCAAGGTGAGAAGACAAGTGTTCGAAGTTTTTTGTTTGCACATACAGGCATTCAAATTGGAGCCATTACTCACTTCTTCCATATTGTGAATGTAAATTTCTCTATTTGGTCTGTAGTGCATCCACAGAGATCTAGCAGCCAGAAACATCCTTCTTTCAGAAAACAATGTGGTGAAGATTTGTGACTTTGGCCTCGCTAGAGATGTCTACAAAGACCCGGATTATGTCCGCAAAGGAGACGTGAGTCCTGTTAACCAATACCCCACCAATCTGACCCAAGATTAGAACCACCCACCTAATATTGGTTTGGCTGCCCTCATGCTGTAAATCAGTTCACAAGACCTCTGAAACTATCCTGTGATATCACTCACCAAGAAATTTGCTGCAGTATATTTTAGTCATGTTAGTTCCAAGGTAGGGTTCTGTCTTGCCTTCTGCTGCCATCTGCTCCCCAGGTAAATGATGCTTATGCACCCCAGGTGTTCATATGACTCAAAAGACAATGCAGGTCACCAAAGCTCTCTTGTCACTCTTCTATGGTTTAGTTCTGATACTGTTGTGCCCATTATAGGTACACCTGGGTCAGCGTGGGCACTCTGACCAGTCTGACATCTTTGTATTGTGTTCACCTGCTGACTAATGTATCCAAGCACGCTAAAAGATGGCATTGTAATGAGATAGTAAATGTTATTCGCTTGGCCTGCCAGTGATGTTTAATGTTTCGGCTGATTGGTCTATCGACAGTAACTCACACAAATAACGCCTAAGAAgcaataatttacatttttgttattaCTACAGGCACGTCTCCCTCTGAAGTGGATGGCTCCTGAGACCATATTTGACCGAGTTTACACCACACAAAGTGATGTTTGGTCTTTTGGCGTCCTTCTCTGGGAGATCTTTTCCTTGGGTAAGGATTAGGTTTTAAAAGTAATCACATAACACTTCACTTCATAATGACCACTGAATATCTGCAATATAATATCTGTAATATCGTCTGCAGGTGCTTCTCCTTATCCGGGTGTTTGCATTGATGAATCATTCTGCAGGAGGCTTAAGGAAGGTACCAGGATGAGACCCCCAGAATATGCCACCACTGAGATGTGAGTAGACAGTGACAGAGCTGAACAGTTTACAGAAATGTAGCTTGAATTATTTGCTCTTACTGTAATCCAAATTACGTGTGTTCACAGATACCAGACCATGTTGGACTGCTGGCTGGATCGTCCCACAGACAGGCCAACATTTACCGAACTGGTTGAACACCTGGGAAACCTGCTACAGGCCAGTGCCCAGCAGGTCTGTTCAGATCTAAACAAAAGGCTACAGTACTCATAAGTAACTAGATATTTCAATCTAATTTGTGCTTCAATGGTTCTTTAAAATATTGTCAGCTACATAAAAACATCCACAGCATCTCCTCTTTCAACATGCTTCTATAACAGCTGTCAGTGTACCCTGAATACCCAACAGCTGAGTGTTGCCAAGACCTTATGGGAGATTTTATTCGCTatttatgtgaaaaagaaacatcaCAATGACAGCAAATTAGAAAATTCCATACATATTTGGACTGGGTGTATAATATGGTTTATATACTAGATTATTAAAGTTCATATTTCTACTTATTTATGTGAAATTAGTCAATCCAGTGTGCATTTAAGGTGAAGTCATAAAATTACTCTTTATCTTCAGGATGGGAAGGACTACATACCTCtgacagcaggtgaagcagaaGAATGCCAAGCAGCCCCTGACCCCAGGAGACCCTACAGCAGGCCCCAAAGTGGGGAAATCCTTGAAGCCCGGCTTAACTATGACAACCCATCATCCCTTGGGTCGGTGTGATGCTTTTAGCTGTTGCTGACCACTGCTCCTGTCATTTGTTAAGTTGTGATTTTATTGATGTATCTTCTCTGTACAGAGTGTCCCAGCATAGTGAGAAGTGCAGCCGTCCCCTCAGTGTGAAGACATTTGAGGACATCCCTGTGGCGCATAGCAGTGTAATGGTAAGTGTGAAACTGCACACCCACCTCATTCATAAAACAGGAGCGCATTTTATCTGCTTAGCACAAAAGTCTtgttaaaacacaaaagaaaagtaGCACTATAAGAAGGagcaatattttatttgttctgaGATGTAACTCTGCTTTTAAATGTTGAATTACAGAATTACAGCTACACTGAACTGCAGTACAAGGCAACAAAATACATCTCTTAGAGTTTGCATAGGCTTGATTTAATGCACTTCTTATGCATTGCCAGCAAAAGATCACAGCTTTCTCTTTTTAGAGGCCTAACTATTATACTATACATGAAAGTGATTTAAGGTTGATGGTCTTCCTGCCATGCAGCAACCACTGGTGTTAAGTTTAACTGCTGTCCCCTTTGCAGGAGGGTCACACAGACAGTGGTATGGACTTCTCACCAGAGGAGATGAAGGGGTTGAATCAACATCTCCCAACCACACCCAACTTAAGGTTAAGACTAAAGCCTTTGCAGGCTTTCTGAGTCAtttattctttaattttttaaaacctgTTAGTCAGTTTTAAATATGTGTCCTCATCCTGATTTGACTCCTCAGCCAGCTGCTGCGCTGCAAGAGTAAAGAGTCTCTGGCCTCCGAGTCATCCAATCAGACGAGTGGATATCAATCAGGGTACCACTCTGATGACACAGACACCCCGATCTATGCCAACGAGGAGATCATCATGAAGCACAAAATGCTGAAGAAGCCTCCTCTGCCCAAGACGCCTGACACATTCAATA
Proteins encoded:
- the kdr gene encoding vascular endothelial growth factor receptor 2 isoform X3, with the protein product MMAQTLSVIPLLGIILEITCFAAAELRFIPDPPTLNIYGIHRMNKSDSLELTCRGRQYLRWTSPAISTRFSISDCSGSGLFCTRLTITNATVNETGQYQCSYKGLKVEDGKTSAAVYVFVQDYKVPFVPSEKEYEVVFIREGERVVIPCRGSVENLNVTLNIKYPIKEFHPDGKDSVWDARTGFTVPTHLISYAGVVSCQTRIGNETFKSPLYIAAVVGYKIYDLTLTPDNVRLSVGEQLVLRCTAHTELNVGIEFNWTHSGGALTSVNGSRQPHTIPHKKKLWNSLELSNTLIVENVTVAHGGEITCTASSGQMEKSASVFLTVYEKPFIDVEEPWTKVWEVNVGEPSTNIPVKYSAYPDPSIKWLKNDVPLDDYRIKQKSDALNIREVKETDAGIYTVILTNKNTKEEERRSFQLLVNVPPRIIEKEMAVDTDVYVYGSSTTLSCTARGFPIPTHIQWEWMPKEDCPEAFMQVNSLVSRFVKSESQLKECTNWRDISNRTGHNHVQPITTDTDQAQKKIKSSLKIQKAEAHALYRCTATNKVGKDSRVIFFHVTRGLEVTMSPSNKPLEEDHVILRCKADRLIYGNLTWFRVTNVSKSEQVASVQPCRTLTLRPSPLSHTTLTTQQGTNVTLELSLRNASHQDEGLYACQVVNVITGEKTCMLRSVSLRDLEAPRILTNFTDHKVMISTTITLDCLAAGTPNPTVVWTKNNHTVVESSGVTVNQQNHSLTIQRVTKLDSGLYTCTACNNLGCDTAQASLSTEGAEEKTNVELIVPIGSVAIAMFFWLLIVFVIRGRKRPNGVDLKTGYLSMILDAEDMPMDEQCERLTYDANKWEFPRERLKLGEPLGRGAFGQVVEAAAFGIEKVTTCTTVAVKMLKEGATSSEYRALMSELKILIHIGHHLNVVNLLGACTKPGGPLMVIVEFCKHGNLSSYLKSKRGEYSPYKRKRVNSQRWMSAEEDVTEGDLGLGKIAQLDICTGTAVCSITSDGALGSNMDSQKESSDDDHLTMEDLISYSFQVAKGMEFLSSRKCIHRDLAARNILLSENNVVKICDFGLARDVYKDPDYVRKGDARLPLKWMAPETIFDRVYTTQSDVWSFGVLLWEIFSLGASPYPGVCIDESFCRRLKEGTRMRPPEYATTEIYQTMLDCWLDRPTDRPTFTELVEHLGNLLQASAQQDGKDYIPLTAGEAEECQAAPDPRRPYSRPQSGEILEARLNYDNPSSLGVSQHSEKCSRPLSVKTFEDIPVAHSSVMEGHTDSGMDFSPEEMKGLNQHLPTTPNLSQLLRCKSKESLASESSNQTSGYQSGYHSDDTDTPIYANEEIIMKHKMLKKPPLPKTPDTFNTEIRYSTPPV
- the kdr gene encoding vascular endothelial growth factor receptor 2 isoform X4; its protein translation is MNKSDSLELTCRGRQYLRWTSPAISTRFSISDCSGSGLFCTRLTITNATVNETGQYQCSYKGLKVEDGKTSAAVYVFVQDYKVPFVPSEKEYEVVFIREGERVVIPCRGSVENLNVTLNIKYPIKEFHPDGKDSVWDARTGFTVPTHLISYAGVVSCQTRIGNETFKSPLYIAAVVGYKIYDLTLTPDNVRLSVGEQLVLRCTAHTELNVGIEFNWTHSGGALTSVNGSRQPHTIPHKKKLWNSLELSNTLIVENVTVAHGGEITCTASSGQMEKSASVFLTVYEKPFIDVEEPWTKVWEVNVGEPSTNIPVKYSAYPDPSIKWLKNDVPLDDYRIKQKSDALNIREVKETDAGIYTVILTNKNTKEEERRSFQLLVNVPPRIIEKEMAVDTDVYVYGSSTTLSCTARGFPIPTHIQWEWMPKEDCPEAFMQVNSLVSRFVKSESQLKECTNWRDISNRTGHNHVQPITTDTDQAQKKIKSSLKIQKAEAHALYRCTATNKVGKDSRVIFFHVTRGLEVTMSPSNKPLEEDHVILRCKADRLIYGNLTWFRVTNVSKSEQVASVQPCRTLTLRPSPLSHTTLTTQQGTNVTLELSLRNASHQDEGLYACQVVNVITGEKTCMLRSVSLRDLEAPRILTNFTDHKVMISTTITLDCLAAGTPNPTVVWTKNNHTVVESSGVTVNQQNHSLTIQRVTKLDSGLYTCTACNNLGCDTAQASLSTEGAEEKTNVELIVPIGSVAIAMFFWLLIVFVIRGRKRPNGVDLKTGYLSMILDAEDMPMDEQCERLTYDANKWEFPRERLKLGEPLGRGAFGQVVEAAAFGIEKVTTCTTVAVKMLKEGATSSEYRALMSELKILIHIGHHLNVVNLLGACTKPGGPLMVIVEFCKHGNLSSYLKSKRGEYSPYKRKRVNSQRWMSAEEDVTEGDLGLGKIAQLDICTGTAVCSITSDGALGSNMDSQKESSDDDHLTMEDLISYSFQVAKGMEFLSSRKCIHRDLAARNILLSENNVVKICDFGLARDVYKDPDYVRKGDARLPLKWMAPETIFDRVYTTQSDVWSFGVLLWEIFSLGASPYPGVCIDESFCRRLKEGTRMRPPEYATTEIYQTMLDCWLDRPTDRPTFTELVEHLGNLLQASAQQDGKDYIPLTAGEAEECQAAPDPRRPYSRPQSGEILEARLNYDNPSSLGVSQHSEKCSRPLSVKTFEDIPVAHSSVMEGHTDSGMDFSPEEMKGLNQHLPTTPNLSQLLRCKSKESLASESSNQTSGYQSGYHSDDTDTPIYANEEIIMKHKMLKKPPLPKTPDTFNTEIRYSTPPV